A window of the Alnus glutinosa chromosome 4, dhAlnGlut1.1, whole genome shotgun sequence genome harbors these coding sequences:
- the LOC133865779 gene encoding protein decapping 5, translated as MASESASRSSSAADSYIGSLISLTSKSEIRYEGVLHQINADESSIALRNVRSFGTEGRKKDGPQVPPGDKIYEYILFRGSDIKDLQVKSSPPVQPTAPINNDPAIIQSHFPRPVSTSTSLPPAVSGSLTDLSSHNAQLGLHGSNFQGGLPLFQPGGNIGSWGAAPPPPSANGGGLAMPMYWQGYYAPPSGLPHLHQQSLLRPPPGLSMPSSMQQPIQYPNFNASLPAGASNLPEVPSPMPPASSSSLNFSLNSFAPSTLPLVPSATLASETLGNSVPNKAPPNSGLPAVTQSSSLPSLAPLATSSLDINAIVPSISNKPSAISGPTLSFQTSSQSTSIVGKSNSIRTETPAPSLVTPGQLLQSVPAAVSSSQTSQTAHKDVEVIQVSSSSSSAEPTVPISAEAQPPILPLPVPSRVAQKPNGIPFQHRHGYWGRDRGRGTGSSRPVTKFTEDFDFIAMNEKFKKDEVWGHLGKGNKFDSKDTEGDEKVSDEDDIPDDDDARLSTLEVKPVYNKDDFFDSLSGNAFNRDSQNGRTKFSEQMKIDTETFGEFSRYRGGRGGRGPGRGGRSRGGYYGRSYGYAGRGWGRGVSSHAP; from the exons TACGATCATTTGGAACAGAAGGAAGGAAAAAAGATGGCCCACAAGTCCCTCCTGGCGACaaaatttatgaatatataCTGTTCCGTGGGAGTGACATCAAG GATTTACAGGTTAAATCTTCTCCACCGGTTCAGCCTACGGCACCTATAAACAATGATCCAGCAATTATTCAG TCTCACTTTCCTCGCCCAGTTTCTACATCTACGAGCTTGCCTCCTGCTGTTAGTGGGTCTTTGACAGATCTTAGTTCCCATAATGCGCAGTTGGGACTCCATGGGTCAAATTTCCAAGGTGGCCTGCCACTGTTCCAACCTGGAGGTAATATAGGGTCTTGGGGAGCTGCACCACCTCCTCCTAGCGCAAATGGTGGTGGGCTTGCTATGCCAATGTACTGGCAAGGATACTATGCCCCTCCGAGTGGGCTTCCGCATTTGCATCAGCAGTCTTTGCTTCGTCCACCACCTGGGCTGTCAATGCCTTCTTCAATGCAGCAGCCAATACAATATCCTAATTTTAATGCCTCTTTACCCGCTGGAGCTTCAAACTTACCTGAAGTTCCATCTCCTATGCCTCCTGCCAGTTCTAGTTCCCTGAATTTTAGCCTCAATTCCTTTGCACCATCAACTCTGCCTCTGGTGCCTTCAGCTACACTAGCTTCTGAAACATTAGGAAACTCGGTGCCTAACAAGGCACCACCTAATTCTGGCCTTCCAGCTGTTACACAAAGTTCTAGTTTGCCATCTCTGGCTCCTTTGGCTACGTCCAGTCTGGATATAAATGCTATTGTGCCATCAATATCCAACAAACCTAGTGCAATTTCTGGTCCTACCTTGTCATTTCAAACCTCGTCTCAATCTACCTCTATTGTTGGGAAATCCAATTCTATTCGCACAGAAACACCAGCACCATCATTGGTAACTCCAGGTCAGCTGTTGCAGTCTGTACCTGCTGCAGTTTCTTCATCTCAAACTTCACAAACAGCACATAAGGATGTAGAGGTGATTCAAGTATCATCGTCATCTTCATCAGCGGAGCCAACAGTGCCAATTTCAGCAGAAGCTCAGCCGCCGATACTGCCATTACCAGTACCTTCACGAGTTGCACAAAAG CCAAATGGAATTCCTTTCCAACATCGTCATGGTTACTGGGGACGTGATAGAGGAAGAGGAACTGGG AGTTCACGTCCAGTGACAAAATTCACCGAAGATTTTGATTTTATAGCTATGAATGAGAAATTCAAGAAGGACGAAGTGTGGGGTCATCTCGGTAAGGGCAATAAATTTGATTCAAAAGACACAGAAGGGGATGAAAAAGTTAGTGATGAAGACGATATTccagatgatgatgatgctcGATTGTCAACCTTAGAGGTCAAG CCTGTTTATAATAAGGATGATTTCTTCGATTCCCTCTCCGGCAATGCATTCAATCGTGATTCACAGAATGGAAGGACTAAATTCTCTGAGCAAATGAAGATAGACACAGAG ACTTTTGGTGAATTCTCAAGGTATCGGGGTGGCCGAGGAGGTCGTGGACCTGGACGTGGTGGTCGTTCTCGTGGTGGTTATTATGGAAGGAGTTATGGATATGCAGGGAGGGGGTGGGGCCGCGGCGTTTCCAGTCATGCGCCTTAG